From a region of the Tenggerimyces flavus genome:
- a CDS encoding S1C family serine protease: MTETPTIPLGPQPPYGQSQPGPYRPFPYGQPPQPPHPPQQPPHQPPPGRGPSKPRRGIAALVVAAVAAGLIGGGAGAAATYAFAPRQEAPANTALQQPPAQNQPSGNTPAAGSVQQVAAKVLPSVVSITMRSAQGQTGGGSGVVLSADGQILTNNHVAQVGANGGELSVTFSNGKTAKAEVVGLDPTTDLAVIKAQGVSGLTPVQLGSSSTLAVGQQVVAIGSPLGLSGTVTSGIVSSLNRPVRTGDPEDTSTNTVIDAIQTDAAINPGNSGGALVNMAGQLVGVNSAIATVGGSQGGQSGNIGVGFAIPVDQARPIAQELLKDGTAEHAQLGVSLTQSTGTETSGAQVGEITTGSAAEAAGLKVGDVVTKLGDRSIADADSLIAAVRSHRPGEKVTVTFVRDGKSQTVDATLGSDGGKQPQSQQEDPNQQEDPNGEQDPNDPGQLPPNWPR; the protein is encoded by the coding sequence ATGACAGAGACGCCGACGATCCCCCTCGGGCCGCAGCCGCCGTACGGGCAGTCGCAGCCGGGACCGTACCGGCCGTTCCCCTACGGGCAGCCGCCGCAGCCACCCCATCCGCCGCAGCAACCGCCACACCAGCCACCGCCTGGCCGCGGGCCTTCGAAGCCCCGGCGCGGGATCGCGGCACTGGTCGTCGCGGCGGTCGCCGCCGGCCTGATCGGTGGCGGCGCCGGAGCCGCGGCCACGTACGCGTTCGCACCGCGGCAGGAGGCGCCGGCCAACACGGCGCTCCAGCAGCCGCCCGCGCAGAACCAGCCGAGCGGCAACACTCCCGCCGCCGGCAGCGTCCAGCAGGTCGCCGCCAAGGTGCTGCCGAGCGTCGTGTCGATCACGATGCGCAGCGCACAAGGCCAGACCGGCGGCGGCAGTGGCGTCGTCCTCTCCGCCGACGGCCAGATCCTCACCAACAACCACGTGGCGCAGGTCGGCGCGAACGGCGGCGAGCTGTCCGTCACGTTCTCCAACGGCAAGACCGCCAAGGCCGAGGTCGTGGGGCTCGACCCGACGACCGACCTCGCGGTGATCAAGGCCCAGGGCGTCTCCGGCCTGACGCCGGTCCAGCTCGGCAGCTCCTCCACGCTCGCGGTCGGCCAGCAGGTCGTCGCGATCGGGTCGCCGCTCGGGCTGTCCGGCACGGTGACGTCGGGCATCGTGAGCTCGCTGAACCGCCCGGTGCGTACGGGCGACCCCGAGGACACCAGTACGAACACGGTGATCGACGCGATCCAGACCGACGCGGCGATCAACCCCGGCAACTCGGGCGGCGCGCTGGTCAACATGGCCGGCCAGCTGGTGGGCGTGAACTCCGCGATCGCGACCGTCGGAGGGTCGCAAGGCGGACAGAGCGGCAACATCGGCGTCGGCTTCGCGATCCCGGTCGACCAGGCCCGGCCGATCGCGCAGGAGCTGCTGAAGGACGGTACGGCCGAGCACGCCCAGCTCGGGGTGTCGCTGACCCAGTCGACCGGTACGGAGACGTCCGGCGCCCAGGTCGGTGAGATCACCACGGGCAGCGCGGCCGAGGCGGCCGGGCTGAAGGTCGGCGACGTCGTCACCAAGCTCGGTGACCGGTCGATCGCGGACGCGGACAGCCTGATCGCGGCCGTACGTTCGCACCGGCCGGGCGAGAAGGTCACGGTCACGTTCGTCCGCGACGGAAAGAGCCAGACCGTCGACGCGACGCTCGGCAGCGACGGCGGGAAGCAGCCGCAGTCGCAGCAGGAGGACCCGAACCAGCAGGAGGACCCG
- a CDS encoding sensor histidine kinase yields the protein MDEWTATARNRLQNLPLRKRVSIFAAIGVGLLVVLISVSAYVTVRMSLLHQVDSNLLARAHAASGGPLTNVRVLREIPAEALGAGDLKIALVNALGEAVSSPDRGAPPYGVPEIEVAGGFAPDSIRTTRDPATGKEYRVVAVPVQDGQALVMAQWTGDSNRILGALGFVLFLVGGIGVGLAAWGGWGISRTALQPVRRLTAAAEHVARTEDLRPIPVQGNDELARLAHSFNAMLGALGEARNRQRRLVADAGHELRTPLTSLRTNLDLLAQSEGTNGLPPEERVALLRDVRAQVLELTTLVGDLVELSREDPAASARGAVNLADVTRRSIERVRLRAPSVAFKVDLAPWNTIGDVQLLERAITNLLDNAAKWSPPGGVVTVDLRGGLLTVTDQGPGINEADLPHVFERFYRSTEARMMPGSGLGLAIVKQAADRHGGMVQAGRAPSGGALMSLRIPGTPGPIHPR from the coding sequence ATGGACGAGTGGACGGCGACAGCGAGGAATCGGCTGCAGAACCTTCCGCTGCGCAAGCGGGTCAGTATCTTCGCCGCGATCGGCGTCGGCCTGCTGGTGGTCTTGATCTCGGTCTCGGCATACGTCACGGTGCGGATGTCGCTGCTGCACCAAGTGGACTCGAACCTGCTCGCGCGGGCTCACGCCGCCTCAGGCGGACCGCTGACGAACGTCCGGGTGCTGCGCGAGATCCCGGCCGAAGCGTTGGGCGCTGGCGACCTCAAGATCGCGCTGGTCAACGCGCTCGGTGAGGCTGTGTCATCGCCGGATCGTGGCGCACCGCCCTACGGCGTCCCGGAGATCGAGGTCGCCGGCGGTTTCGCGCCCGACAGCATCCGGACCACGCGCGACCCGGCCACGGGCAAGGAGTACCGCGTCGTCGCTGTTCCCGTCCAGGACGGTCAAGCACTCGTGATGGCCCAATGGACCGGTGACAGCAACCGCATCCTCGGGGCACTCGGTTTCGTCCTCTTCCTCGTCGGCGGCATCGGGGTCGGTCTCGCCGCCTGGGGTGGGTGGGGTATCTCACGTACCGCCCTCCAACCCGTCCGCCGCCTCACCGCGGCTGCTGAGCACGTCGCTCGTACCGAGGATCTCCGGCCGATTCCCGTGCAGGGCAACGACGAACTCGCCCGGCTCGCGCACAGCTTCAACGCGATGCTCGGCGCGCTCGGCGAGGCGCGCAACCGGCAACGCCGCTTGGTGGCCGACGCCGGGCACGAGCTGAGGACCCCTCTCACCAGCCTCCGCACCAACCTCGACCTGCTCGCCCAGAGCGAGGGCACGAACGGCCTCCCGCCCGAGGAACGCGTCGCCCTGCTCCGCGATGTCCGCGCCCAGGTGCTCGAGCTCACCACGCTCGTCGGCGACCTCGTCGAGCTCTCCCGCGAGGATCCCGCCGCCTCGGCCCGTGGCGCGGTCAACCTGGCCGATGTGACACGCCGTTCCATCGAACGGGTACGGCTCCGCGCGCCGAGTGTCGCGTTCAAGGTCGACCTCGCCCCGTGGAACACGATCGGCGACGTCCAGCTCCTCGAACGCGCGATCACCAACCTGCTCGACAACGCGGCCAAGTGGAGCCCGCCCGGCGGCGTCGTCACCGTCGACCTGCGCGGCGGGCTACTCACGGTCACCGACCAGGGTCCAGGCATCAACGAGGCCGACCTGCCGCATGTGTTCGAACGGTTCTACCGCTCCACCGAGGCGCGGATGATGCCCGGCTCGGGGCTCGGCCTCGCGATCGTCAAACAGGCCGCGGACCGGCACGGCGGCATGGTGCAGGCGGGCCGCGCACCCAGCGGCGGCGCGCTGATGTCGCTGCGCATCCCCGGTACGCCGGGCCCGATTCACCCGAGGTAA
- a CDS encoding response regulator transcription factor: protein MRILVVDDDQAVRDSLRRSLVFNGYEVDVAENGEEALRHVASRHPDAVVLDVMMPRLDGIATCRALRASGNDVPILVLTARDAVADRVAGLDAGADDYLAKPFALEELLARVRALLRRTGPSADGVKLEYADLVLDPATREVTRAGRYISLTRTEFTLLELFLRHPRQVLERTQILEEVWGFDFPTSANSLEVYVGYLRRKTEAESEPRLLHTVRGVGYVLRDTPP, encoded by the coding sequence GTGCGCATTCTTGTCGTCGACGACGATCAGGCGGTCCGGGACTCCCTCCGCCGGTCGCTCGTGTTCAACGGCTACGAGGTCGACGTCGCCGAGAACGGCGAGGAGGCCCTTCGTCACGTGGCGAGCCGGCACCCCGATGCGGTCGTGCTGGACGTCATGATGCCCAGGCTGGACGGGATCGCGACCTGCCGCGCGCTCCGCGCGTCGGGGAACGACGTGCCGATCCTCGTGCTCACCGCGCGCGACGCGGTCGCAGACCGGGTCGCCGGGCTCGACGCGGGTGCGGACGACTACCTGGCGAAGCCGTTCGCGTTGGAGGAACTGCTCGCCCGCGTACGCGCGTTGCTGCGGCGTACCGGGCCGTCGGCCGACGGCGTGAAGCTGGAGTACGCCGACCTCGTGCTCGACCCCGCGACCCGTGAGGTGACGCGGGCGGGGCGGTACATCAGCCTGACGCGTACGGAGTTCACGTTGCTCGAGCTGTTCCTGCGCCACCCGCGGCAGGTGCTGGAGCGGACGCAGATCCTCGAAGAGGTGTGGGGCTTCGACTTCCCGACGTCGGCGAACTCGCTCGAGGTGTACGTCGGATACCTGCGCCGCAAGACCGAAGCCGAGAGCGAGCCGCGGCTGCTGCACACGGTGCGGGGGGTCGGGTACGTCTTGAGGGACACCCCACCGTGA
- a CDS encoding MerR family transcriptional regulator: MAPDTPLSISEFARRTRLSLKALRLYDQLGLLKPSEVASNGYRIYRESQLETARMVALLRRLDMPLDVVKSVVSAPSSSEASELIASYWDGVERRVADQRELAAYLGGRQAEHEVFEREVPEQLVLTALRHLRIQEMEPWFNEAHPALMRRAATFGGLVGAPYRIFHGAVSEDCDGPVELCVPVASPGEGLRVEPARREAYVRVSRARFEFPQILSAYEAVERWMSSNDRPCAGPPREIYVAGLGYATARPEEIVCEVAFPLG; the protein is encoded by the coding sequence GTGGCACCCGACACCCCACTGTCGATCAGCGAGTTCGCGCGGCGGACGCGGCTGTCGTTGAAGGCGCTCCGGCTGTACGACCAGCTCGGGCTGCTCAAGCCGTCGGAGGTCGCGTCGAACGGCTACCGCATCTACCGGGAGAGCCAGCTCGAGACCGCGCGGATGGTCGCGCTGCTCCGGCGCCTCGACATGCCGCTGGACGTGGTGAAGTCCGTGGTGTCCGCTCCTTCCAGCTCGGAGGCGTCCGAGCTGATCGCGTCGTACTGGGACGGCGTGGAGCGGCGCGTGGCCGACCAGCGGGAGCTGGCCGCGTACCTCGGCGGCCGGCAGGCGGAGCACGAGGTGTTCGAACGAGAGGTGCCCGAGCAGCTGGTGCTGACGGCTCTGCGGCACCTTCGGATCCAGGAGATGGAGCCCTGGTTCAACGAAGCTCACCCGGCGCTGATGCGGCGGGCCGCGACGTTCGGAGGTCTGGTTGGGGCGCCGTACCGGATCTTCCACGGCGCGGTGAGCGAGGACTGCGACGGCCCGGTCGAGCTGTGCGTGCCGGTCGCTTCGCCGGGTGAGGGCCTGCGGGTCGAGCCGGCGCGGCGGGAGGCGTACGTACGGGTGAGCCGGGCGCGGTTCGAGTTCCCACAGATCCTGTCCGCGTACGAGGCCGTCGAGCGCTGGATGTCCTCGAACGACCGGCCGTGCGCGGGGCCGCCGCGGGAGATCTACGTGGCCGGACTGGGCTACGCGACGGCGCGGCCGGAGGAGATCGTCTGCGAGGTCGCGTTCCCGCTTGGCTAG
- a CDS encoding acylphosphatase: MAEQRVRVVIHGRVQGVFFRDTCRRTAAQRGVAGWVRNRPDGAVEAVFEGSATAVDAMLTWCRSGPPMAKVDSVEYEDEPVEGLAGFAITRYTP, encoded by the coding sequence ATGGCCGAGCAACGGGTCCGGGTCGTCATCCACGGCCGGGTACAGGGCGTGTTCTTCCGCGACACCTGCCGGCGGACGGCGGCCCAGCGCGGTGTGGCCGGCTGGGTCCGCAACCGCCCGGACGGCGCGGTGGAGGCGGTCTTCGAGGGCTCGGCGACCGCCGTGGACGCGATGCTCACCTGGTGTCGCTCCGGTCCGCCGATGGCGAAGGTCGACTCGGTCGAGTACGAGGACGAGCCGGTCGAGGGGCTCGCCGGCTTCGCCATCACCCGCTATACGCCCTAG
- a CDS encoding DUF6318 family protein, with amino-acid sequence MTAAVLVLATACTGTPEPPVVETGDTPAASKSPTAAPTSSAEPADEFARQYIRATNTALTKGDVKQLRDLSVPSCESCARNADAMETFHSNGGSYQGDPSWHITEVSKPTGTDPATVSMYVQVKPHQVVAKKGAAPKPSQERVFLIDLTLGKEDGRWKVRDLVINSG; translated from the coding sequence GTGACCGCGGCTGTGCTCGTGCTGGCGACAGCCTGCACGGGAACCCCCGAACCACCCGTGGTCGAGACCGGCGACACGCCTGCGGCCTCCAAGTCACCGACCGCCGCTCCCACGAGTTCGGCGGAGCCGGCGGACGAGTTCGCGCGTCAGTACATCCGTGCCACCAACACCGCACTCACCAAGGGTGACGTCAAGCAGCTGCGCGACCTGTCGGTGCCGAGCTGTGAGTCGTGCGCGCGGAACGCCGACGCGATGGAGACGTTCCACTCCAACGGCGGCTCGTACCAGGGCGATCCCAGCTGGCACATCACCGAGGTCAGCAAGCCGACTGGCACCGACCCGGCGACGGTGTCGATGTACGTCCAGGTGAAGCCGCATCAGGTGGTCGCCAAGAAGGGCGCGGCACCGAAGCCCAGCCAGGAACGCGTGTTCCTGATCGATCTGACTCTCGGCAAGGAGGACGGACGGTGGAAGGTCAGAGACCTCGTCATCAACAGCGGGTAG
- a CDS encoding DNA polymerase IV, translated as MRSEASVLHLDLDAFYAAVEQRDKPSLRGKPVIVGGLGPRGVVSTASYEARTFGVRSAMRMAEARARCPHAAYLYPRFHAYRISSRRVMAVLRALSPLVEPLSLDEAFVDLTASQHTDLSVKGVERIARDLKAEVTQVTGGLTGSVGAGTSKFMAKVASDLRKPDGLVVIEPGTERELLAPMSVTTIPGVGPATADRLRRVGVHTVGELDRLGEAEIVAAVGQAAGRSLAQLARAQDDRPVVAERETKSVSVEDTFDHDIADPTTLTLIVERIAARVAERLTGERLSGRTVTVKIRLFDFTTHTRSTTLPGPTDDGRVITRLAKRLLTEVDTSAGVRLLGVGVSGLADWVQGDLFEEAEDGEERTEEPAKEPVEQPVAAHHWYPGNDVVHDTYGRGWVWGAGLGRVTIRFETAETGPGPVRTLHAADPDLAPYSPLT; from the coding sequence GTGCGGAGTGAAGCGAGCGTGCTGCACCTCGACCTGGACGCGTTCTACGCGGCGGTCGAGCAGCGCGACAAGCCGTCGCTGCGCGGCAAGCCGGTCATCGTGGGCGGGCTGGGGCCGCGCGGCGTGGTGTCGACGGCTTCGTACGAGGCCCGTACGTTCGGCGTCCGCTCCGCGATGCGGATGGCCGAGGCCCGCGCGAGGTGCCCGCACGCCGCGTACCTCTACCCGCGGTTCCACGCCTACCGGATCAGCAGCCGCCGCGTCATGGCCGTGCTCCGCGCGCTGTCACCTCTCGTCGAGCCACTGTCGCTGGACGAGGCGTTCGTCGACCTGACCGCATCCCAGCACACGGATCTCTCGGTGAAGGGAGTCGAGCGGATAGCCCGCGACCTCAAGGCCGAGGTCACGCAGGTGACCGGCGGCCTCACCGGCTCGGTCGGAGCCGGAACGTCGAAGTTCATGGCCAAGGTCGCCAGCGACCTGCGCAAACCGGACGGCCTCGTCGTGATCGAGCCCGGAACCGAGCGCGAACTGCTCGCCCCCATGTCGGTCACGACCATCCCCGGTGTCGGCCCCGCGACGGCCGACCGGCTCAGGCGCGTCGGCGTCCACACGGTCGGCGAGCTGGACCGGCTCGGCGAGGCGGAGATCGTGGCGGCAGTCGGGCAGGCGGCCGGACGTTCCCTCGCGCAGCTGGCCAGGGCTCAGGACGACCGGCCGGTCGTGGCGGAACGGGAGACGAAGTCGGTCAGCGTCGAGGACACGTTCGACCACGACATCGCCGACCCGACGACGCTGACGCTGATCGTCGAACGGATCGCCGCCCGCGTCGCCGAACGCCTCACCGGCGAGCGGCTGTCCGGCCGTACGGTCACGGTGAAGATCAGGCTGTTCGACTTCACCACGCACACCCGCTCGACCACGCTCCCGGGACCGACCGACGACGGCCGCGTGATCACCCGGCTCGCCAAGCGGCTCCTCACCGAGGTCGACACCTCAGCCGGCGTACGGCTGCTCGGCGTCGGCGTGTCCGGGCTCGCGGACTGGGTGCAGGGCGACCTGTTCGAGGAGGCCGAGGACGGCGAGGAACGGACCGAGGAGCCCGCGAAGGAGCCGGTGGAGCAGCCGGTGGCCGCGCACCACTGGTACCCGGGCAACGACGTCGTGCACGACACGTACGGCAGGGGCTGGGTCTGGGGCGCCGGCCTGGGCCGGGTCACGATCCGCTTCGAGACCGCGGAAACAGGACCGGGGCCGGTCCGCACCCTCCATGCGGCCGACCCCGATCTCGCCCCATACTCACCGCTGACCTGA
- a CDS encoding DUF4192 domain-containing protein, with protein MNTTERSDVTLLRLRTPEDVLAQIPFLIGFHPSQSLVGLAIDGAQRLVFCCRLDLPPPDCPDAVLAAGAGEVVALAQRYGAGAVLLVAYSDDARPARRLLVRVREACDQASVTVVELLRTDGRRYWSELCRDPWCCPPEGTPYDLAVSALTAAAVVEGAVAFSSAEAVGASLDPVGGAGVASATREFLAELGSRSPDELVECGVAYAAPLLLGWLRAPRLLSDDEVARLSVYCANREVRDAAWSLMRHEMPSRHQDFWRDVARRAQPPYTVAPLSLFGFAAWQSGDGALARLAVQRALALDPDYALASLLALALAHGIRPSDLPARRSPGSG; from the coding sequence ATGAACACGACCGAACGCTCCGATGTCACGCTGCTGCGACTCCGCACGCCCGAAGATGTGCTCGCACAGATCCCTTTCCTCATTGGATTTCACCCGAGCCAGAGCCTCGTCGGGCTCGCGATCGACGGTGCCCAACGGCTGGTGTTCTGCTGCCGGCTCGACTTACCGCCGCCGGACTGTCCCGACGCCGTGCTGGCGGCCGGGGCAGGTGAGGTCGTGGCACTGGCGCAGCGGTACGGGGCGGGTGCGGTGCTGCTCGTCGCGTACTCCGACGACGCGCGGCCGGCGCGGCGGCTGCTCGTTCGCGTGCGGGAGGCGTGCGATCAGGCGTCGGTGACGGTCGTCGAGCTGCTGCGGACGGACGGGCGGCGGTACTGGTCGGAGCTGTGTCGGGATCCGTGGTGCTGTCCGCCGGAGGGGACGCCGTACGACCTCGCGGTCAGTGCGCTGACCGCGGCGGCTGTCGTCGAGGGAGCGGTGGCGTTTTCCTCGGCCGAGGCGGTCGGCGCTTCGCTCGATCCTGTGGGCGGTGCTGGTGTCGCTTCGGCGACGCGGGAGTTCCTTGCCGAGTTGGGTTCTCGGTCGCCCGACGAGCTGGTCGAGTGCGGGGTCGCGTACGCGGCGCCGTTGCTGCTCGGCTGGCTCCGCGCGCCGCGGTTGCTGAGCGACGACGAGGTGGCGCGCCTGTCGGTGTACTGCGCGAACCGCGAGGTCCGGGACGCCGCCTGGTCGCTGATGCGGCACGAGATGCCGTCCCGACACCAGGACTTCTGGCGCGATGTCGCTCGGCGGGCTCAACCGCCGTACACGGTCGCTCCGCTGTCCCTGTTCGGCTTCGCCGCCTGGCAGTCCGGCGACGGTGCCCTCGCCCGACTGGCCGTCCAGCGTGCTCTCGCCCTCGACCCCGACTACGCGCTGGCCAGCCTGCTCGCCCTGGCCCTCGCCCACGGCATCCGTCCCTCCGACCTACCCGCGAGGAGGTCGCCAGGGTCTGGTTAG
- a CDS encoding winged helix-turn-helix transcriptional regulator produces MDRYGQFCPVAKATELLTERWTLLVLRELLAGSSQFNQLRRGVPRMSPTLLAKRLRMLEKAGIVVRRDGAYFLSEAGRELEPIVMALGRWGIRWVPQLGELDYDPHLLLWDMHRRVDVSRVPARRTVLEFAFSDAASAARWWIVLSRSGADLCDFDPGYGTAVVVTGSLRALVRVWRGDLAWSAAVRSGQLTLTGSESARRAFPHWFLLSDFAPVERPAPLVAAG; encoded by the coding sequence ATGGATCGATATGGGCAGTTCTGCCCGGTAGCGAAGGCGACCGAGCTCTTGACCGAACGCTGGACGTTGCTGGTGTTGCGCGAACTGCTCGCCGGCAGCAGCCAGTTCAACCAGCTTCGCCGGGGCGTACCGCGGATGTCCCCTACGTTGTTGGCGAAACGGCTCCGCATGCTGGAGAAGGCGGGCATCGTCGTACGTCGCGACGGCGCGTACTTCCTCTCCGAGGCAGGCCGCGAGCTCGAGCCGATCGTAATGGCCTTGGGGCGTTGGGGAATCCGGTGGGTGCCGCAGCTCGGTGAGCTCGACTACGACCCACATCTGCTGTTGTGGGACATGCATCGTCGGGTGGACGTCTCGCGCGTCCCCGCTCGGCGAACGGTGTTGGAGTTCGCGTTCTCCGACGCCGCTTCTGCCGCGCGGTGGTGGATCGTGCTGTCGCGGTCCGGCGCCGACCTGTGCGACTTCGACCCCGGGTACGGGACGGCCGTCGTGGTGACCGGCAGCCTGCGCGCCCTGGTCCGCGTCTGGCGCGGCGACCTGGCCTGGTCCGCGGCCGTGCGGTCGGGCCAGCTCACCCTCACCGGCAGCGAGTCCGCCCGCCGCGCGTTCCCGCACTGGTTCCTGCTGAGCGACTTCGCCCCAGTAGAGCGCCCCGCTCCACTCGTCGCCGCCGGCTAA
- a CDS encoding class I SAM-dependent methyltransferase → MTDVLTVKDQAGTLMQQLAGYVGHRTIAIGLRNGLFQTLAHEPDGISIDDLAAKHGFDAFYLAVWGRAAIGAGVLDRTDTGGVRLAPHMATLLLDKESPTYVGGVFIVLEQHELLTRLEQNLETGERLWWDGCSPEFIAAVSGTGTPFYRRLVPAGLAKVPGLAERLELPARILDTSCGAGVGLVLLAQTYPNATIVGTDGDAHSLELAAERIKEHGIDDRVSLVHSPLEDVTFEAEFDLVTNNISMHECRDLDKVTANVHRALKDGGWFVISDFPFPDTDAGLRTVPGRIMSGIQYFEAQIDDQLLPRATYDDLLGRHGFRELGWFELTPMHAVTYGVR, encoded by the coding sequence ATGACCGACGTACTCACCGTCAAGGACCAGGCCGGCACGCTCATGCAGCAGCTCGCAGGTTACGTAGGACACCGCACGATCGCGATCGGCTTACGCAACGGGTTGTTCCAGACACTCGCGCACGAACCGGACGGGATCAGCATCGACGACCTCGCGGCCAAGCACGGGTTCGACGCGTTCTACCTCGCGGTTTGGGGCCGCGCCGCCATCGGCGCCGGCGTTCTCGACCGCACCGACACCGGCGGCGTACGACTCGCGCCGCACATGGCGACGCTGCTGCTGGACAAGGAATCCCCCACGTACGTGGGCGGTGTGTTCATCGTCCTCGAACAGCACGAGCTGCTCACCCGCCTCGAGCAGAACCTCGAGACCGGCGAACGGCTCTGGTGGGACGGCTGCAGCCCCGAGTTCATCGCCGCGGTGAGCGGCACCGGCACCCCGTTCTATCGCCGTCTCGTCCCCGCCGGCCTGGCGAAGGTCCCGGGGCTCGCGGAGCGGCTCGAACTACCGGCCCGCATCCTCGACACCTCCTGCGGCGCGGGCGTCGGACTCGTCCTGCTCGCCCAGACGTACCCGAACGCCACGATCGTCGGCACCGACGGCGACGCGCACTCGCTGGAGCTGGCGGCCGAACGGATCAAGGAGCACGGCATCGACGACCGCGTCTCGCTGGTGCACAGCCCGCTGGAGGATGTGACGTTCGAGGCGGAGTTCGACCTCGTCACGAACAACATTTCCATGCACGAATGCCGCGACCTGGACAAGGTCACGGCGAACGTTCACCGCGCGCTGAAGGACGGCGGCTGGTTCGTGATCTCGGACTTCCCGTTCCCGGACACCGACGCGGGCCTGCGTACCGTGCCCGGACGGATCATGTCGGGCATCCAGTACTTCGAGGCACAGATCGACGACCAGCTGCTGCCGCGGGCGACGTACGACGACCTGTTGGGGCGGCACGGGTTCCGCGAGCTCGGCTGGTTCGAGCTCACGCCCATGCACGCTGTGACGTACGGCGTCCGCTAA
- a CDS encoding WhiB family transcriptional regulator, whose protein sequence is MTERSWTWQEQAACRRKSNDLFYGPEGEKPLQRESRESRAVEICAECPVREACLTHALSVPEAYGVWGGTTESARLALRRRRASAA, encoded by the coding sequence ATGACCGAGCGTTCGTGGACCTGGCAGGAGCAGGCCGCGTGCAGGCGGAAGTCGAACGACCTTTTCTACGGACCGGAGGGCGAGAAGCCCCTCCAGCGCGAGTCCCGCGAGTCGCGAGCGGTGGAGATCTGCGCGGAGTGCCCGGTGCGTGAAGCCTGCCTGACCCACGCTCTGTCCGTGCCCGAGGCCTACGGGGTGTGGGGCGGAACGACCGAGTCGGCGCGGCTCGCCTTGCGACGCCGCCGCGCCTCCGCGGCCTGA
- a CDS encoding glutamate--cysteine ligase: MLQESMFDVDQPYMGLEIEFNLIDERADPALRNAEVLDAIADPAFQTELAQFNIEINIDPRRLWGVAFKEFEDDLRDHLNGADAKARSAGARLVMVGILPTLTTEHMTLEALSANPRYELLNEQIFTQRGEDVRISIDGIERLSMTSDSITPEACCTSTQLHVQVSPETFPAYWNAAQSIAGVQAATSANSPFLFGKELWRETRITLFQQAIDTRTDELKAQGVRPRVWFGERWISSIFDLFEENARYFPALLPVCEDEDPIEMLDRGRAPALHELRLHNGTIYRWNRPVYDVVHGKPHLRVENRVLPAGPTVVDTLANAAFYFGLVRQLAEEERPVWTRMSFGAAEENFVAGSRDGMDAQLYWPGIGTIAAPELVLRKLLPLAHQGLDRWGVDATQRDWLLGLIEQRCLSGQNGASWMAQTFHRLFDDGRMDRMDALREMTRRYADNMSENVPVHTWAID; this comes from the coding sequence ATGCTGCAGGAGTCGATGTTCGACGTCGACCAGCCGTACATGGGCCTCGAGATCGAGTTCAACCTGATCGATGAGCGAGCAGACCCGGCTCTACGCAACGCGGAGGTGCTCGACGCGATCGCCGATCCGGCGTTCCAGACCGAGCTCGCGCAGTTCAACATCGAGATCAACATCGATCCGCGCCGGCTGTGGGGCGTCGCGTTCAAGGAGTTCGAGGACGACCTGCGCGACCACCTGAACGGCGCGGACGCGAAGGCACGCTCGGCGGGCGCTCGGCTCGTCATGGTCGGCATCCTGCCCACGCTCACGACCGAGCACATGACGCTCGAAGCGTTGTCGGCGAACCCGCGGTACGAGCTCCTCAACGAGCAGATCTTCACCCAGCGCGGCGAGGACGTACGCATCTCGATCGACGGCATCGAGCGGCTCAGCATGACCTCGGACTCGATCACGCCCGAGGCCTGCTGCACGAGCACGCAGTTGCACGTCCAGGTGAGCCCCGAGACGTTCCCCGCGTACTGGAACGCCGCCCAGTCGATCGCCGGCGTGCAGGCCGCGACCAGCGCGAACTCCCCGTTCCTGTTCGGCAAGGAGCTCTGGCGCGAGACCCGGATCACCCTGTTCCAGCAGGCGATCGACACCCGGACCGACGAGCTCAAGGCCCAGGGCGTACGACCGCGCGTATGGTTCGGCGAACGGTGGATCTCCTCGATCTTCGACCTGTTCGAGGAGAACGCGCGCTACTTCCCCGCGCTGCTCCCCGTCTGCGAGGACGAGGACCCGATCGAGATGCTCGACCGCGGCCGCGCCCCCGCGCTGCACGAGCTCAGGCTGCACAACGGGACGATCTACCGCTGGAACCGTCCTGTGTACGACGTCGTGCACGGCAAGCCGCACCTGCGCGTGGAGAACCGCGTGCTGCCCGCCGGTCCCACCGTCGTCGACACGCTGGCGAACGCGGCGTTCTACTTCGGCCTGGTCCGCCAGCTCGCCGAGGAAGAGCGCCCGGTGTGGACGCGGATGTCGTTCGGCGCGGCGGAGGAGAACTTCGTCGCCGGCTCTCGCGACGGCATGGACGCCCAGCTGTACTGGCCTGGCATCGGCACGATCGCCGCGCCCGAGCTGGTGCTGCGCAAGCTGCTGCCGCTCGCCCACCAGGGCTTGGACCGGTGGGGCGTCGACGCGACCCAGCGTGACTGGCTGCTCGGCCTGATCGAGCAGCGCTGCCTGTCCGGCCAGAACGGCGCGTCCTGGATGGCACAGACGTTCCACCGGCTGTTCGACGACGGCCGGATGGATCGGATGGACGCGCTGCGAGAGATGACCCGGCGGTACGCCGACAACATGTCGGAGAACGTGCCCGTCCACACCTGGGCCATCGACTAG